The following coding sequences are from one Acomys russatus chromosome 16, mAcoRus1.1, whole genome shotgun sequence window:
- the LOC127200693 gene encoding sphingosine kinase 1-like produces MSGDGLVHEVVNGLMERTDWETAIQKPLCSLPAGSGNALAASLNYYAGYEQVSNEDLLTNCTLLLCRRHLSPMNLLSLHTVSGRHVYSVLSLSWGFVADVDLESEKYRRLGEIRFTLGTLFRLATMRIYQGQLAYLPVGNTSSKMPASPVLAQKGPADTHLVPLEEPVPSHWTVVPEQDFILVLVLLHTHLGMEMFAAPMGRCEAGVMHLFYVRAGVSRAMLLRIFLAMQKGKHMEFDCPHLVHVPVVAFRLEPKNQRGAFSVDGEFMVCEAVQGQVHPNSFQMVCGSREGAPRWKP; encoded by the exons ATGTCTGGTGATGGTCTGGTGCATGAG GTGGTGAATGGGCTAATGGAACGGACTGACTGGGAGACTGCCATCCAGAAACCCCTGTGTAGCCTCCCTGCAGGCTCTGGCAACGCGCTGGCAGCTTCCTTGAACTACTATGCTGG GTATGAGCAAGTGAGTAATGAAGACCTCCTGACCAACTGCACACTGCTGTTATGCCGTCGGCACTTGTCACCCATGAATCTGCTGTCGCTGCACACCGTCTCTGGACGGCACGTCTATTCTGTGCTTAGCCTGTCCTGGGGCTTCGTTGCCGATGTGGACCTGGAGAGCGAGAAGTACAGGCGCTTGGGAGAGATTCGTTTCACGCTGGGAACCCTCTTCCGCCTAGCAACCATGCGTATCTACCAGGGCCAACTGGCCTACCTTCCTGTAGGAAATACTTCCTCAAAGATGCCTGCTTCACCCGTACTGGCGCAGAAGGGCCCTGCGGACACACACCTTGTCCCCCTGGAGGAGCCAGTGCCCTCTCATTGGACTGTGGTGCCAGAACAGGACTTCATCTTGGTGTTGGTGCTGCTGCACACCCACCTGGGCATGGAGATGTTTGCAGCACCCATGGGCCGCTGTGAGGCTGGAGTTATGCATCTGTTCTATGTGCGTGCGGGGGTGTCAAGGGCCATGCTGCTGCGGATCTTCCTGGCTATGCAGAAGGGCAAGCATATGGAATTTGACTGTCCGCACTTGGTGCATGTGCCCGTGGTTGCCTTCCGCCTGGAGCCCAAGAACCAGAGGGGCGCGTTTTCTGTGGATGGGGAGTTTATGGTATGTGAGGCGGTGCAGGGCCAAGTGCACCCAAACTCCTTCCAGATGGTCTGTGGCAGCAGAGAGGGCGCACCCAGATGGAAGCCCTAG